Proteins encoded in a region of the Prunus persica cultivar Lovell chromosome G4, Prunus_persica_NCBIv2, whole genome shotgun sequence genome:
- the LOC18781213 gene encoding uncharacterized protein LOC18781213, which yields MATVLDSLVVPRSSALPSSAALSPIAAASSVSSLSGRSGLRHYRGLKVGSALRTRSIGSLSYGPAAGGARHRRGGLVVCEAQDTAVEVPPVTDATWQSLVLESDSPVLVEFWAPWCGPCRMIHPIIDELAKQYAGKLKCYKVNTDEGAAIATQYGIRSIPTVIIFKGGEKKDAVIGAVPKSTLTTSIEKFL from the exons ATGGCTACAGTCCTCGACTCTCTCGTCGTTCCTCGCTCCTCCGCCCTGCCTTCCTCGGCTGCGCTCTCTCCAATCGCCGCCGCCTCCTCGGTTTCGTCATTGTCCGGCCGCTCTGGATTGCGTCACTACAGAGGCCTCAAGGTGGGGTCCGCTCTCCGAACTCGCTCTATCGGATCGCTGAGTTACGGTCCGGCTGCCGGAGGAGCTCGTCATCGCCGAGGTGGGCTCGTCGTCTGCGAGGCTCAGGACACCGCTGTCGAAG TGCCTCCTGTTACTGATGCAACGTGGCAGTCACTTGTCCTTGAATCCGACTCCCCTGTTTTGGTTGAGTTCTGGGCCCCATGGTGTGGGCCTTGCCGTATGATCCACCCTATAATTGATGAACTGGCAAAGCAATATGCTGGGAAGCTTAAATGCTACAAAGTAAACACTGATGAAGGCGCTGCAATTGCAACCCAATATGGGATTCGAAGCATCCCGACTGTCATCATATTCAAGGGTGGCGAGAAAAAAGATGCAGTTATTGGCGCTGTTCCCAAATCCACATTAACCACCAGCATAGAAAAGTTCTTATAG
- the LOC18778873 gene encoding E3 ubiquitin-protein ligase RMA1H1, translated as MEQNFYEPEGHFDSDADVSIKKWKSISTLTTDSENDDGGFDCNICLDSAHEPVVTLCGHLYCWPCIYKWLQVPTTSDKSSHMKGTCPVCKANITHALLVPLYGRGTSHSDSEGKKPQLGQIVPRRPSPELNTLMTNILAGSLPRRQLDPNYLERHSQPVHDQYYPSQGGYAANSESSDLGPSHGGYAANSESSYLGAATMTTLSHPTIGMVGEFVFARMFGSSDTSIFSYPYMNSYPPSSPRMRRQEVQLDKSLNRVTIFLFCCFILCLLLF; from the coding sequence ATGGAACAGAACTTCTATGAGCCTGAGGGACACTTCGACTCAGATGCAGATGTTTCGATCAAGAAGTGGAAGTCAATCTCAACCCTAACTACAGACTCAGAGAATGATGATGGCGGCTTTGACTGCAACATATGCTTAGATTCAGCACATGAACCTGTTGTGACTCTATGCGGTCACCTGTACTGCTGGCCATGCATCTACAAGTGGCTTCAGGTGCCAACCACCTCTGATAAATCATCCCATATGAAGGGAACTTGTCCTGTCTGTAAGGCTAACATCACCCATGCTTTGTTGGTTCCCCTCTACGGCCGCGGAACATCCCATTCAGATTCTGAAGGAAAGAAACCTCAGTTGGGGCAGATCGTACCACGCAGACCATCGCCTGAGTTGAACACTTTGATGACTAATATTCTCGCTGGATCGCTGCCGAGACGGCAACTCGATCCAAATTATTTAGAGAGGCATTCACAGCCTGTTCACGATCAATACTACCCTTCACAGGGAGGTTATGCTGCAAACTCAGAATCATCTGATCTTGGGCCTTCACATGGAGGTTATGCTGCAAACTCAGAATCATCTTATCTTGGGGCTGCAACGATGACAACTTTATCCCATCCAACAATTGGAATGGTTGGAGAGTTTGTATTTGCAAGGATGTTTGGAAGCTCGGACACAAGTATATTTAGTTACCCTTATATGAATTCTTACCCCCCAAGCAGTCCTAGGATGAGAAGGCAGGAAGTGCAGCTTGACAAATCTCTCAACAGAGTAaccatttttctcttctgctGCTTTATTTTGTGCCTTCTCTTGTTCTGA
- the LOC18778683 gene encoding expansin-A12, whose protein sequence is MAPPLGLSAVSSCASFWHIFLLVSMVLEGMIIVNVEASGWLSGHATFYGTNQDPATLGGACGYDNTFHAGFGVNTAAVSSTLFRGGEACGACYQVTCNYRIDPKWCLQRRAVTVTATNFCPPNNNGGWCNAPHQHFDMSTPAFLRIARQGNEGIVPVIYRRVSCQRRGGVRFTLKGQSNFNMVMISNVGGSGDVKAAWIRGSRMRRGTWLPMHRNWGANWQSSIDLRNQKLSFKLTLVDGRSLVFSNVVPSTWSFGQTFSSRNQF, encoded by the exons ATGGCGCCTCCTCTTGGTCTTTCTGCAGTTTCTTCTTGTGCTTCTTTTTGGCATATTTTCTTGTTGGTTAGTATGGTTTTGGAGGGCATGATCATCGTCAATGTCGAAGCCAGCGGCTGGCTCAGTGGCCATGCAACTTTCTATGGGACGAACCAGGACCCCGCCACCCTTG gGGGTGCTTGTGGTTATGACAACACCTTCCATGCGGGGTTTGGAGTGAACACAGCAGCAGTGAGCAGCACACTTTTCAGAGGAGGGGAGGCATGCGGGGCTTGTTACCAAGTGACCTGCAACTACAGGATCGATCCCAAGTGGTGCCTTCAACGCCGTGCCGTTACGGTTACGGCCACCAATTTCTGCCCCCCGAACAACAACGGAGGGTGGTGCAATGCTCCTCACCAGCACTTTGACATGTCGACGCCAGCTTTTCTTCGCATTGCACGACAAGGCAATGAAGGCATAGTTCCTGTCATTTATAGAAG GGTGTCGTGTCAAAGAAGAGGAGGGGTTCGATTCACCTTGAAGGGACAGTCAAATTTCAACATGGTGATGATATCCAACGTTGGAGGAAGTGGGGACGTGAAGGCTGCATGGATACGGGGGTCGAGGATGAGGAGAGGGACGTGGCTGCCCATGCACAGGAATTGGGGTGCAAATTGGCAAAGCAGCATCGATCTCCGAAACCAAAAGCTCTCTTTCAAGCTCACCTTGGTTGATGGAAGATCACTAGTATTTTCCAATGTTGTTCCTTCCACTTGGAGTTTTGGACAAACATTTTCATCCCGCAACCAGTTCTGA
- the LOC18779229 gene encoding pentatricopeptide repeat-containing protein At4g21705, mitochondrial isoform X1 — MAFAVFKLLKRHQNLAADVSPIKFDCRARHTANTRNLFSRISPLGDPSLSVVPVLDQWVQEGGKVNYFELQRIVRDLRARKRYRHALDVSEWMSSKGLCQFLPGDHAVQLDLIGRVRGLDAAESCFSSLSDEDTSKSYGALLNCYVREGLIDKSLSYMQKMKELGFATSLNYNDIMRLYIHTGQPEKIPDVLSEMKEEGVSPDNFSYRICMSSYGMRSDISSMEKVLEEMEREPHISMDWLTYALVANLYIKAGLHDKALIYLEKSEEKVNKDALGYNHLISLYASLGCKDDMMRLWSLEKTKCKKQINRDYITMLGSLVKLGELEETKKLLDEWELSCLSYDFRVPNILLIGYCQKGLVEQAEDTLRDIVKKGKTPTPNSWAILAAGYVDKQKMQKAFECMTEALNLRARNTGWRPKPGVVSSVLSWIGDNGDIEQVEAFVSLMKTVITVNREMYHALMKAYIRCGKEVEGLLHSMKEDQIEADDEILSLRQK; from the exons ATGGCTTTTGCAGTCTTCAAACTCTTGAAGAGGCACCAAAACCTCGCTGCAGATGTATCCCCAATCAAATTTGACTGCAGAGCAAGGCACACTGCCAACACAAGAAATCTCTTCTCAAGAATCAGTCCTCTTGGGGACCCTTCTCTCAGTGTCGTCCCAGTTCTTGACCAGTGGGTTCAAGAAGGCGGAAAAGTCAATTACTTTGAGCTCCAGCGGATCGTTCGAGACCTCCGGGCCCGAAAGCGATACAGGCATGCCCTTGAT GTTTCTGAATGGATGAGTAGCAAAGGCCTGTGCCAATTTTTACCCGGTGACCATGCCGTGCAGCTTGATCTCATCGGTAGAGTTCGTGGTCTAGATGCTGCAGAGAGCTGCTTTAGTAGCTTGAGTGATGAGGATACTAGCAAAAGTTATGGTGCACTTCTAAATTGTTATGTGAGAGAAGGCCTCATTGATAAGTCTCTCTCTTATATGCAGAAGATGAAAGAGTTGGGTTTTGCTACCTCTCTCAACTACAATGACATTATGCGTCTTTATATACATACTGGCCAGCCTGAGAAAATCCCGGATGTGCTATCAGAGATGAAAGAGGAGGGTGTTTCTCCTGACAATTTTAGCTACAGAATTTGCATGAGCTCTTACGGAATGAGATCTGATATAAGTAGCATGGAGAAAGTTTTGGAAGAAATGGAGAGGGAACCACACATCTCCATGGATTGGCTTACTTATGCTTTGGTAGCCAATTTATACATTAAAGCAGGTCTCCATGACAAAGCATTGATCTACCTGgaaaagagtgaagagaaggtAAATAAAGATGCGCTTGGCTACAATCATCTAATTTCACTTTACGCAAGCCTGGGATGTAAAGATGACATGATGAGATTGTGGAgccttgaaaaaaccaagtgCAAGAAGCAAATCAACAGGGATTACATTACCATGCTTGGTTCTCTTGTGAAGCTTGGGGAGCTTGAAGAGACAAAAAAATTGCTAGATGAGTGGGAGTTATCATGTCTCTCTTATGATTTCCGAGTGCCAAATATCCTCCTAATCGGATATTGTCAAAAGGGGTTGGTTGAACAAGCTGAAGACACTCTTCGAGACATTGTCAAAAAAGGCAAGACTCCAACTCCAAatagttgggcaattcttgcTGCAGGATATGTGGACAAGCAGAAGATGCAGAAGGCTTTTGAGTGCATGACGGAAGCTCTGAATTTACGGGCAAGAAACACAGGATGGAGGCCGAAACCTGGTGTGGTTTCCAGTGTATTGAGTTGGATTGGAGACAATGGAGACATTGAACAAGTAGAAGCCTTTGTAAGCTTAATGAAGACTGTGATTACAGTAAATAGGGAAATGTACCATGCCTTGATGAAGGCATACATCAGATGTGGAAAAGAAGTGGAAGGGCTTTTACACAGCATGAAAGAAGATCAAATAGAGGCCGATGATGAAATCCTAAGCTTACGACAGAAGTAA
- the LOC18779229 gene encoding pentatricopeptide repeat-containing protein At4g21705, mitochondrial isoform X2 translates to MSSKGLCQFLPGDHAVQLDLIGRVRGLDAAESCFSSLSDEDTSKSYGALLNCYVREGLIDKSLSYMQKMKELGFATSLNYNDIMRLYIHTGQPEKIPDVLSEMKEEGVSPDNFSYRICMSSYGMRSDISSMEKVLEEMEREPHISMDWLTYALVANLYIKAGLHDKALIYLEKSEEKVNKDALGYNHLISLYASLGCKDDMMRLWSLEKTKCKKQINRDYITMLGSLVKLGELEETKKLLDEWELSCLSYDFRVPNILLIGYCQKGLVEQAEDTLRDIVKKGKTPTPNSWAILAAGYVDKQKMQKAFECMTEALNLRARNTGWRPKPGVVSSVLSWIGDNGDIEQVEAFVSLMKTVITVNREMYHALMKAYIRCGKEVEGLLHSMKEDQIEADDEILSLRQK, encoded by the coding sequence ATGAGTAGCAAAGGCCTGTGCCAATTTTTACCCGGTGACCATGCCGTGCAGCTTGATCTCATCGGTAGAGTTCGTGGTCTAGATGCTGCAGAGAGCTGCTTTAGTAGCTTGAGTGATGAGGATACTAGCAAAAGTTATGGTGCACTTCTAAATTGTTATGTGAGAGAAGGCCTCATTGATAAGTCTCTCTCTTATATGCAGAAGATGAAAGAGTTGGGTTTTGCTACCTCTCTCAACTACAATGACATTATGCGTCTTTATATACATACTGGCCAGCCTGAGAAAATCCCGGATGTGCTATCAGAGATGAAAGAGGAGGGTGTTTCTCCTGACAATTTTAGCTACAGAATTTGCATGAGCTCTTACGGAATGAGATCTGATATAAGTAGCATGGAGAAAGTTTTGGAAGAAATGGAGAGGGAACCACACATCTCCATGGATTGGCTTACTTATGCTTTGGTAGCCAATTTATACATTAAAGCAGGTCTCCATGACAAAGCATTGATCTACCTGgaaaagagtgaagagaaggtAAATAAAGATGCGCTTGGCTACAATCATCTAATTTCACTTTACGCAAGCCTGGGATGTAAAGATGACATGATGAGATTGTGGAgccttgaaaaaaccaagtgCAAGAAGCAAATCAACAGGGATTACATTACCATGCTTGGTTCTCTTGTGAAGCTTGGGGAGCTTGAAGAGACAAAAAAATTGCTAGATGAGTGGGAGTTATCATGTCTCTCTTATGATTTCCGAGTGCCAAATATCCTCCTAATCGGATATTGTCAAAAGGGGTTGGTTGAACAAGCTGAAGACACTCTTCGAGACATTGTCAAAAAAGGCAAGACTCCAACTCCAAatagttgggcaattcttgcTGCAGGATATGTGGACAAGCAGAAGATGCAGAAGGCTTTTGAGTGCATGACGGAAGCTCTGAATTTACGGGCAAGAAACACAGGATGGAGGCCGAAACCTGGTGTGGTTTCCAGTGTATTGAGTTGGATTGGAGACAATGGAGACATTGAACAAGTAGAAGCCTTTGTAAGCTTAATGAAGACTGTGATTACAGTAAATAGGGAAATGTACCATGCCTTGATGAAGGCATACATCAGATGTGGAAAAGAAGTGGAAGGGCTTTTACACAGCATGAAAGAAGATCAAATAGAGGCCGATGATGAAATCCTAAGCTTACGACAGAAGTAA
- the LOC18778631 gene encoding vicilin-like seed storage protein At2g18540, producing MSILGLEETPAFSPSGPFFDCSVLSSLIKKHRNETIPSISSTLHPPPLCNAFLSLPLTLFLNSKMGKDRNGSVQERRSKSSEKEDENERKSEKAIEHSDSQSEEDRKRRKSRRKARESSESSDEKRVRSDRRKRRSRRRYSSESDSDSDSKSESEESGSDSASESESESESDSDRRRKRKRRKEKDDDRERKRRRREKEKKRRREEERKKKKEKRKKKRKEKKEKGKKGAVTNSWGKYGIIRETDMWNKRPEFTAWLAEVKQVNLEHLPNWEEKQMFKQFMEDHNTATFPSKKYYSLDAYYRHKLEKEIKKGYKKVGQTERTVFNDEEQRRQEMMRVREKQKEEEVEALKRSMQSGLAQAMKEQAQLREEMAYQYKIGNFEAAAAIQRRLDPDAAV from the exons ATGTCAATATTGGGCCTAGAGGAGACCCCAGCCTTTTCTCCATCAGGCCCTTTCTTTGACTGTTCTGTTCTGTCCAGTCTCATCAAGAAACACAGAAACGAAACCATCCCTTCAATCAGCTCCACCCTCCATCCTCCACCCTTGTGTAATGCGTTTCTCTCTTTGCCTCTCACTCTTTTCCTGAACAGCAAAATGGGCAAAGATCGAAATGGCAGCGTTcaagagagaagaagcaaaagcTCAGAGAAAGAGGATGAAAACGAAAGAAAATCCGAGAAAGCGATAGAACATTCCGATTCCCAGTCCGAAGAAGATAGAAAACGCAGAAAATCCAGAAGGAAAGCACGGGAAAGCTCCGAGTCAAGTGATGAAAAACGCGTGAGGAGCGATAGAAGAAAGAGGAGATCGCGGAGGCGGTACAGTAGCGAGTCGGATTCGGATTCGGACTCCAAGTCGGAGTCGGAGGAGAGCGGCTCGGATTCGGCGTCGGAGAGTGAGAGCGAGAGCGAAAGTGATAGTGacaggaggaggaagaggaagaggaggaaagagaaagacgATGacagagaaaggaagaggagaagaagagagaaggagaagaaaaggagaagagaggaagagaggaagaagaagaaggagaagagaaagaagaagaggaaggaaaagaaggagaaaggaaagaaaggagCTGTCACTAATTCATGGGGGAAGTATGGGATCATTAGAGAAACTGATATGTG gAACAAACGACCAGAGTTCACTGCATGGTTGGCAGAAGTAAAACAG GTGAACCTGGAACATCTGCCAAATTGGGAAGAGAAGCAGATGTTCAAACA GTTCATGGAAGATCACAACACAGCTACCTTCCCTTCCAAAAA GTATTATAGCCTTGATGCTTATTACAGGCATAAAttggaaaaggaaataaaaaaaggttatAAAAAGGTTGGGCAAACAGAACGTACTGTATTCAATGATGAAGAACAGCGACG GCAAGAAATGATGCGAGTGCGtgaaaagcaaaaggaagaagaagtagaAGCTCTGAAGCGCTCTATGCAGAGTGGACTG GCACAAGCAATGAAAGAGCAAGCTCAACTC